Proteins from one Leptospira wolffii serovar Khorat str. Khorat-H2 genomic window:
- a CDS encoding HAD family hydrolase: MRSPLFVFDLMDTLIKDPFHLALGKLIPRDQWEAFKNGRERQAFLDFEMGRIEEEEFFRRFYLDSHKDQGLPSPQDLKAQMFSRIEPIPETFEIVKKLKEKGFSVVLASNYSVWYKEVLKSPEVGELLHSLNSMYFSCEMGVRKPAQEYYQWIETDYPEREYVFIDDNATNVEVAGYMNWNSFRFNPKNPEELREFLTEQYPNCL; encoded by the coding sequence ATGAGATCTCCGCTCTTCGTCTTCGATTTAATGGACACCTTGATCAAAGATCCGTTCCATTTGGCCTTGGGCAAACTGATTCCCAGAGATCAGTGGGAAGCATTTAAGAACGGCCGAGAAAGGCAAGCCTTCTTGGATTTCGAAATGGGAAGAATCGAAGAAGAGGAATTTTTTCGCAGATTCTATCTGGACTCGCATAAGGACCAAGGTCTTCCGAGCCCTCAGGATCTGAAGGCGCAGATGTTCTCCCGGATAGAGCCCATTCCCGAAACCTTTGAAATCGTAAAAAAACTGAAGGAAAAGGGTTTCTCCGTCGTACTTGCCAGCAATTACTCCGTATGGTACAAGGAAGTCCTGAAATCTCCGGAAGTGGGGGAGCTCCTACATTCTTTAAACTCGATGTATTTTTCCTGTGAGATGGGAGTCCGAAAACCGGCCCAGGAATATTACCAATGGATAGAGACGGATTATCCGGAGAGGGAATACGTTTTTATAGATGATAACGCCACTAATGTGGAAGTCGCGGGTTATATGAATTGGAACAGTTTCCGGTTCAATCCTAAGAATCCCGAAGAACTGAGGGAGTTTCTCACAGAGCAGTACCCCAATTGTCTTTGA
- a CDS encoding flagellar filament outer layer protein FlaA, with translation MRVCLFLTLLFPQKGWAPPVTRDQDEASRVQQLEKVLGDWKHYNLFLVDSFEGERPWEVYRGVSFLNRIDYISQVPNSPAFLKERELYKASPSEEYRSMMVQTFFENPKHEHLEIRPKEPIRLPIGIPIRVFFWAYSSNHNVVLEIVFKQRRSKEIVLELGDLKFDGWKRIEAKLSVPAKNIRLNQSLRFPLEVQSIRIKPNPFQPKGEFFFYMDRFGILIDSREEAYPGAEIKDNWGTAL, from the coding sequence ATCCGAGTCTGTCTATTTCTAACCTTACTTTTTCCCCAAAAAGGCTGGGCTCCCCCCGTCACAAGAGACCAAGACGAAGCCTCCAGAGTCCAGCAATTGGAAAAAGTACTCGGTGATTGGAAGCATTACAATCTTTTTCTCGTGGACTCCTTCGAAGGAGAAAGACCCTGGGAGGTTTACCGGGGAGTCTCCTTCTTAAATCGCATAGATTATATTTCGCAAGTACCGAATTCTCCCGCCTTCCTGAAAGAGCGGGAATTGTACAAGGCCTCGCCTTCGGAAGAATATAGATCCATGATGGTCCAAACATTCTTCGAGAATCCGAAGCACGAGCATTTGGAGATCCGACCCAAAGAGCCCATCCGATTGCCGATAGGGATTCCGATCCGAGTCTTTTTTTGGGCCTATTCTTCCAATCATAACGTGGTATTAGAAATCGTATTCAAACAAAGAAGATCCAAAGAGATCGTACTTGAATTGGGCGATTTGAAATTCGACGGTTGGAAAAGGATAGAAGCTAAATTATCCGTTCCTGCCAAAAATATCCGTCTAAATCAGTCTTTACGTTTTCCTTTGGAAGTGCAGTCCATCCGGATCAAACCCAATCCTTTCCAGCCTAAGGGAGAATTCTTCTTTTACATGGATCGCTTCGGAATCCTGATAGATAGCAGAGAAGAAGCCTATCCGGGAGCGGAGATCAAAGACAATTGGGGTACTGCTCTGTGA
- a CDS encoding YggS family pyridoxal phosphate-dependent enzyme, with amino-acid sequence MGVSENYHSIMQEIESLSPVRIPILIAVSKFQPQSKVKEGLAGGIRHFGENRVQEGLEKFKDLGESGKDFFLHHIGPVQSAHIRKYPGMFSFAHGVGSLKTLEELISRMEKDRWHLRYFLQANLTDEDSKSGFSGKELLEILGRSSQYSGEFCRLEGLMGMGPSSGEPKETRRVFRELSEIREEFLPSGKLSMGMSGDYRIALEEGTDYLRIGSAIFGERS; translated from the coding sequence GTGGGAGTCTCAGAAAATTATCATTCCATAATGCAAGAGATCGAATCCTTATCTCCGGTTAGGATTCCTATCCTAATCGCGGTCTCTAAGTTCCAGCCTCAGTCCAAGGTGAAAGAAGGCCTGGCCGGAGGAATTCGCCATTTCGGGGAGAATCGGGTCCAAGAAGGATTGGAGAAATTCAAGGATCTGGGAGAATCGGGAAAAGATTTCTTCCTACATCATATAGGGCCCGTGCAATCGGCACATATCAGAAAATACCCGGGAATGTTTTCTTTTGCCCACGGAGTGGGTTCTCTCAAAACTTTAGAGGAACTGATCTCAAGGATGGAAAAGGATCGTTGGCATCTGCGTTATTTCCTGCAAGCGAATCTAACCGATGAGGATTCCAAATCCGGATTTTCCGGGAAGGAACTCCTAGAAATTTTAGGTCGGTCTTCCCAATATTCGGGAGAATTCTGCCGGCTGGAAGGTCTGATGGGAATGGGTCCTAGTTCCGGAGAGCCGAAAGAAACCAGAAGAGTGTTCCGGGAACTCTCGGAGATCCGAGAGGAGTTCCTACCTTCCGGAAAATTGTCCATGGGAATGTCCGGGGATTATAGAATAGCCTTGGAAGAAGGGACCGATTATCTTAGAATCGGAAGCGCAATATTCGGAGAAAGATCATGA
- the proC gene encoding pyrroline-5-carboxylate reductase: MKYKTIGIVGCGNMGGAIYKSLKSRKVPVIGFDPYLDPKKTKGIELETDWKKFQKAADLIILAVKPGEITKTLESLDGPKDFLSVAAGIPTSTMRKSAPTGSRLVRIMPNLPILVGEGALGYFGDSELYESLREIFSPISYCLELANESLLDAVTGLSGSGPAYVLRFIQSLAEGGVASGIAYTQALELALQTVLGTATLLQRELDKNADMHPELLKNRVTSPGGTTIAGLEELEKNQFAFAVLSAVKRATERSKELGNK, translated from the coding sequence ATGAAATACAAGACCATAGGAATCGTAGGCTGCGGAAACATGGGCGGGGCCATTTATAAATCCTTGAAGTCCAGAAAAGTTCCTGTGATCGGATTCGATCCGTACCTGGATCCCAAGAAAACCAAAGGAATAGAGTTGGAGACGGATTGGAAGAAATTCCAGAAGGCTGCGGATCTAATTATACTCGCTGTGAAGCCGGGGGAAATCACGAAAACCTTGGAATCTTTGGACGGCCCTAAGGATTTTCTATCCGTGGCTGCAGGAATTCCTACATCCACCATGAGAAAGTCCGCGCCCACAGGATCCAGACTGGTCCGGATCATGCCCAATCTTCCTATTTTAGTGGGAGAAGGGGCCCTTGGATACTTCGGAGATTCCGAATTGTATGAGAGTCTAAGAGAAATCTTCTCTCCGATCTCTTATTGCTTGGAGCTTGCAAACGAATCCTTATTGGATGCAGTCACGGGACTTTCCGGCTCGGGACCCGCATACGTACTTCGCTTTATACAGAGTCTAGCAGAAGGTGGAGTCGCTTCCGGAATCGCTTATACGCAAGCGCTGGAACTTGCACTCCAAACCGTATTGGGAACTGCGACGCTATTGCAAAGAGAATTGGATAAGAATGCGGACATGCATCCCGAGCTTTTGAAGAATCGAGTCACTTCTCCCGGAGGTACTACGATCGCCGGTTTGGAAGAATTGGAAAAAAATCAGTTCGCATTTGCGGTACTATCCGCAGTAAAACGTGCGACGGAAAGATCTAAAGAGTTGGGAAATAAGTAG
- a CDS encoding sensor domain-containing diguanylate cyclase, whose product MIGKDNDPLMIEYYEKKIYDQKQLLEISKALNSTLDYKYLIDAILNICLAQLQTLSAAIFLAPEADSNYFELEPSFKGFDLAEDDSGFKIKTDAPLITFLETKLKAMTPDQVEEAMGLSPELEFLRRIGGDLIIPLNAKGKVNGLLLLGEKITMGEWMEEDRDFLTTLSTLAGIAVENSRLYELATVDMMTGLKVHHYFQTKLKEEMERCRKKRTNLALLFTDVDNFKKFNDTHGHQAGDQVLIEVARQLIQCAGKHDIAARYGGEEFCLVMPGADLKRGFEMGERLRKAVESSSIPNPNGGPDFKVTLSIGVSEFWASDRNNKDLIERADKALYEAKHSGKNRTVSFEIPVRN is encoded by the coding sequence TTGATCGGAAAAGACAATGATCCATTAATGATCGAGTATTATGAGAAGAAGATCTACGATCAGAAACAGCTGCTCGAGATCAGCAAAGCTCTTAATTCCACATTAGATTATAAGTATCTAATAGATGCTATTTTAAATATTTGTTTAGCTCAGCTTCAAACCTTGAGCGCAGCTATCTTCTTGGCGCCGGAAGCGGACTCGAATTATTTCGAATTGGAGCCTAGCTTCAAAGGTTTCGATCTAGCGGAAGACGATTCCGGATTCAAAATCAAGACGGATGCGCCCCTAATCACATTCCTGGAGACCAAATTAAAGGCGATGACTCCCGACCAGGTCGAAGAGGCTATGGGTCTTAGTCCAGAGCTGGAATTCCTGAGACGGATCGGGGGAGATTTGATCATTCCTCTTAACGCAAAGGGAAAAGTAAACGGTCTACTTCTTCTGGGAGAAAAGATCACCATGGGAGAATGGATGGAGGAGGACAGGGACTTCTTGACCACTCTTTCCACTCTCGCAGGAATCGCAGTGGAAAATTCCAGACTCTATGAGCTTGCCACGGTGGATATGATGACCGGACTCAAGGTGCATCATTATTTCCAAACGAAACTCAAGGAAGAGATGGAACGCTGCCGCAAAAAGAGAACCAATTTGGCTCTGCTCTTTACCGATGTGGACAATTTTAAGAAATTCAACGATACCCACGGCCACCAAGCGGGGGATCAGGTTCTGATAGAGGTTGCAAGACAGCTCATCCAATGCGCGGGCAAGCATGATATTGCCGCCCGCTATGGTGGAGAGGAATTCTGCCTCGTCATGCCCGGAGCGGATTTGAAACGCGGTTTTGAGATGGGGGAACGTCTACGTAAGGCGGTGGAGTCCAGTTCCATTCCTAATCCTAACGGAGGGCCGGATTTCAAGGTGACCCTATCCATAGGAGTCTCGGAATTTTGGGCGAGCGACAGAAACAATAAGGATCTGATCGAAAGGGCGGATAAGGCTCTTTATGAGGCAAAACATTCGGGCAAAAACCGGACTGTATCCTTCGAAATTCCTGTTAGAAATTAA